In [Mycobacterium] stephanolepidis, the genomic window GTCGGGCTGCCATGGCCCACTGAGGAACGTTCCAACCTGTCGGCGTTCGGCGCGCGGTTGCGCACCAATCTCGGAGAGCACCTCCTGCTTGAAGCCCAGTAGCTCCGGGTAGTCGACCTCGAAGACCGTGGTGCCGTCAGGCCAGTCCAGCCGATAGGCGCGGGTGTCCAGCCCACCCGCAAGCAGCACCACCTGATGGGCGCCGGAATGTGTTGCGGCCAGCAGGGAGTCGTCGTAGTGACGCGTCATCAGTGACCGGCAATGCGCGATGAACGATTTGTGGTCGCTAGTCGGATCCGCAGCAACGGGAGAATCCGCTGGTTGATGGTCGAGGAGTGCTAACGCGTAGGGGTCACCCGATGCCAGTACCAGGTGTTGGGCCAATGTGTCGACAAACAATGGGTTGGCTCGAAGTGACTCGATGGCGCGAGAAGCAGTGAGCGTCAATTGAATCTGTCTGCCGCGGGACATCCGGTACGCCGCCCCCCTTTCCATAGCGTCGTCCTTTGAGGTGGCAAATCAGGATCTGTCAATCAAGATTAGCCGACGGGAGGTGAGGGAACGGGCGTGATGGGCGCGAAAACAAACTCTCCCCCGTTCTCGACCGTGGTCGAGCGCGAGGGAGAGCAGTCGGCGGCGCGTCGGGTTGGCTACAGCGAGCCACCCGCGGCCGGGGGTGCGGTGGGATCGCTTGATTCGACCGAGATCTCGCGTGCGACGAACTCTTCCAGGTCGAAGTAGTTGTCTCCGGCACGCTCGGCGACGGTGAGCAGCGTGTCCATGAGGGCTACCTCTTCCACCTGTTCCTTGAGGAACCACTGCATGAACTGCTCGCCGATGTAGTCGCCTTCATCGCGGGCGGTGCGCGCAAGCTCCGTGACCTGCTCGGTGACGGTCTGCTCCTGTGCCAGCGCCAGCGCCAGCGGTTCACGAGGAGCGGTGAATCCGTTCGTGACCGCGCCCACGGGCGGGATCTCCACGGAGACGCGCCGGTCGATCAGGTACCGCACGATCATCATGGCGTGATTGCGCTCTTCTACCGCCTGCTTGTAGAAATGTGCGGCGAGCTGCGGGAGATCGGCGTCATCGAAATACGCGGCAATAGCAATGTATTGCTGCGACGCGGTGAACTCGTGGCCGATCTGGTCGTGGAGAAGCGCGTTGAATTTAGTCTTGGGAGTGTCGTTCGCGGACATGAAGTCGACAATAGCCCAGGTCAGAGGCCTTGTCAGCCAAGGTCAGCCTTAATGAGGTTATCGTCACCTAAGTAATTATAGAAATTTACGTAAGGTAATTGGCGGATTCTTAACTTAGCCAAAGTTAATTTCTGTGCAACAACAATTGGAAATCGCCGTGCACAAAATTGATTAGAGTGCGCCTCCGGCGGCCGAGGGAGCCGTTGGGTCCTGGCCGAGGGGGCGGTTGAGCTCGCGCGCCACGAAGTTCTCCAGATCGAACAAGTCGTGATCGGCACGATCGACAACCGTCAGCAGCGTGTCCATGGCGGCTACCTCTTCCACCTGTTCCTTGAGGAACCACTGCATGAACTGCTCTCCGTAGTAATCGCCCGACGTGCGAGCCGCGCGGGCGAGCGCGGTGATCTGGTCGGTGACACGCTTTTCCTGTTCGAGGGCCAGGACGATGGGTGCGCGCGCATCGGCGAATTCGTTCACGACGCCATCGACGCCGGGGATCGAGACGGCCACCTTCTTGTCGATCAGATAGCGGATGATCATCATGGCGTGATTGCGCTCCTCGACCGCCTGCGCATAGAAGCGCTTGGCCAGCTGAGGCAGATCGGCGTCGTCGTAGTAGACCGCGATGGCGATGTACTGCTGGGAGGCCGTGAACTCGTTGCCGATTTGGTCTCGCAACAGCTCGAGGAACGGTGAGGATGCGCGCGCATGGAGGTCGGTGGTAGCCACACCGAAAAGCCTAGTGCGTCAAGGGGTCGGTGTGGCCGGGTCGGGTAAGAGGTCTGCGGGAACCTGCTGACCGGTGCGCAGGGCTTCGAAAAGCCGCGCCGAGGCGTCCTCATCCCAGGTGACGATGTCCCCAGCCCAGTTTGAGGAGAAGGAGCCGATGGGCATTGTCAGGTTTTGCATAGAACCGGCGAGCGCCAGACCCAGTTGCGCCAGATTCCAGCTGTGATCGCCCTGAGCGATGGCGATGGCATCGGCGGTGGACGTGGCGAGTGGATACCACCGGAATGGGTTGGCCCACACCGCCGGACTGCTCACGCGGTGAAGAAGCGCGGCCATGAAGATCCGCTGATGCGTCATGCGGTCCAGGTCTGCGCGCGGTGTGGCCCTGCTGCGCACATATCCAAGTGCGTTGGGCCCGTTGAGTATCTGACACTCGGCGGCCAGGTTGACTCCCGCTAGGGGGTCGTCGATCGGTTCGTCGAGACACATCGAAACACCGCCGACGGCATCGACCACCGAGGCGAATCCACCGAATCCGATTTCGGCGTAATGGTCGATGCGTAGGCCGGTGGCCTGTTCGACGGTCTGGGTGAGCAGCGCCGCTCCGCCCAGTGTGAACGCGGCGTTGATCTTGTCGCTTCCGTATCCGGGAATGGGAACGTACGAATCGCGGGGGAGCGACACCATGGTGGCGGGCCCACCGTCGTAGAAGGCGGGTATGTGCACCACGAGGATGGTGTCGGTGCGGCCATCACCGGTATCGCCACCGGTCGAGAGTTCCGCCTCCTGTTCGGGGCTGAGGGCTTGACGGCTGTCGGAGCCGACCAGAAGCCAATTCGTCCCGCTGCCGGGGGTGGGTCGTTCCGGATAGTCGGTGAGCGCGTCCACGCGGTGCAACCGCCCGTCGATCCAGAACGCGGTGCCGACGACGGTGCAGAACCCGACGAGAACAAGGGTCACTGCGAGAAGAAGAGTGCGTCGTATCCAGGTACCCCACCGTCTCTTGCGGCGCGGACGTGACGGCGGCGGGGGTGGAGGTGGTTTGCCCGGCGGTGCCGACCGTCGGGGTCGCACATCACGTGAGGGCGGACGCGGCGGTGGAGGCTGTTCGCGGCGCGGAGGCGGTGGCCCCTGCCGACGCGGCGGGGTGCGGGCCGGTGGGGGCGGTGGGGGCGGTGGCTGTTGCGGATACCGCCGGATGACCTCGCTGTCCTCCCGCTCCCCCGTCGGTGGGGGCGGCGTCCGCGAAAGGGGATGGTGGGCTCGGTCATCGTGCGCATCCCATGAGATGAGGCTAATGGAGCCAGCTCAGGTGATCCCGGAGCAACGCGAACCCCACGAAGGCCACGGTGTCGATCACGCCATGGGCGACGACCAGCGGCCATAGCCGTCCGGTCCGGTGCCAGACGTATCCGAAGACCAGACCCATCACCAGATTTCCGATGCCGGCGGAGACACCTTGATACAGGTGGTAGCAACCCCGCAGCAGCGCCGAGGCCGCGATCGCGGTCGCAGTTCCGTAGCCCAGCTGCCGCAGTCGGGTCTGCAGGTAGGCCACGACCACCACTTCCTCGGCCCAGCCGTTCGCGAAGGCGGACAGCACCAGCACCGGCATTCGCCACCAGGTGTCGTCGAGTGAGGCGGGAATGACCTGAACGCTCAGGCCCATCCAGCGCGCGCCGACGTACAACGCCAGGCCCGGCAGTCCGATGAGCGCCGCCAAGCCGAGTGCGCCCAGGCCGTCGGTACGTGAGCGCCAGCGGCCGAGCCCGATAGAGGACGGACCGAATCCGCTGCGCCACAGTAAATACACCGCGAGTGCGCCCCACGCGATCAACCGCGTGATCGACACGAGATTCAGTCCGAGGTCGATCAGGCTCAGCTCGGCGCGACGGGGATTGAGGGCGACGGTCTGGCCGGAAAGTCCCGCGATGACGGCAGATGTGAACTGCAGAAGGGCGCTCACAGCGCTCATCCCGAAGCTGATGGCGAGCACAATCCCCATCTCGATGCGGATTGTGCGCGCTGACATGTCCGATTCGGCCACGGCGCTCATTGTGGCTGGTATTGGTAGAAGAGTGTCCGATGTGGTGAGCGCGTTGCGCTATGTGGCATCGCCCGATGGAGTGCGACTGAGCCTGACCGTGTCTGGCGAGGGGCCACCACTCGTCATGGTGCACGGAGCCATGGATTCGGGGGCGACCTGGTCTGATGTCGCCACGGAGCTGCAACGGGACTTCACCTGTTTTCTCATCGACCGGCGTGGGCACGGCGCGAGTACCGACGCGGCGGAGCACAGCCTGGCGCGTGAGGCCGATGACGTCATCGCGGTGGCCGCAGAGGCCGGGCCCGACGCGGTGATACTCGGCCATTCGTTCGGCGCCGTCGTGGTCTTGGAGGCGTTGCGTCGCGGACTCGATGTGGCGGCCGTCGTTCTTTACGAGCCACCGCTTCCGGTGTCGGAGAGTGTGGCGGTGGCGAATCGGGAAGGCAGCGAGGCTGTCCGGGCACGTTCGGTGACCGTGTCGCGGGAGTTTCAGGCGCTGGAAAAGTGCGCCGAAGTGCTCGATGAGTACACGCGAGTGGTCATTCCGATGCTGCTGCTGGAGGGGGCCAACTCGCCGATGCAGTTCCGCGAGCCAGTGGGCTATTTGGCCCGGCGGGTGGCCGGCGTACGAGTCAAAGAGCTTGTCGGACAGGATCATTTCGCGCACCGCACTGCCCCGGCAATGTTCGCCGGGGTGTTGCGCGAACTGTTGCTGGGTTAGATCTTGCGGGCGCGCAGTCCGTTGAGGAAGGGGCAGCCGGCCAGGATGCGCAGTGCCTGGCTCAGTCCGGCGGTGTCGTTGACGGGCTCGTTGAACGGCAGTCTCACGTCGTGGTCTCCCGCGGCACCCTCGACGCGCAGTTGGATGCCGTAGCGGTCGATGCCGAGCAGCCGCACCTCACCGTGCTGCAGGTTCAGCGGGAGGCGCCGCGCCAGTCGTTCGACGAGATCACGGTGGTCGTTGTCGATATGCGAGAGCCACCCGGCCTCGAGTGCGCAGAAGGGATCGGGACGCGCGCCGAGCAGCGCGGAGACATCAACCGATTCAGCGCCCGTCGAATCGGCGACAACGACGGACTCCACGGTCAGGCACAGCAGGATCGAGCCCGGTTCCGTGCGCAGCCGCATATCGGTGCGGATGTCCAGGAGTGCCGGATCGGGGGTGCGACTGGCGATGACGTCGACGATGCCGCGGGCCTCCCGATCGGTAGCGGCCACGACGTTGCCGCGTACCCAGACCAGGGATCTGACCGGCTCGCGCAGCGGTAACGGGGCCTGGTCCGTCAGTTCCAGGAGTGCCGGCATGCCGTTCGGCCCCGCGGAGACCACTGTTGCCGCGATCGCACTATCGGCGGGGACCGCGACGGCGAAGGTTCCGTCGTCGAACAGGTGGTGCAGCGAGGTTCCGACCACATCGGCTCCGGCAATGGCGAGAGTGGAGCTTGCGGCGCGGGCACATGCCGAGCGCACGCGTTCTGCGGTGGTGGGCGGTGCTGCGGTCATGGCGACCCTTTCCTTGTGAACCCTGTCGTACCAACCAACTGAGGTAAGCCTAAGTTAACAACGGACTGCGGAGAGTGCAAGGGACACCTGTGCTGTCGACTGTGTCGAGGGTTCGCCGGGCGATAGAACGCCTAAGGTTTGGAGTGTGCAGCGGATCACGTATTTGGGGCCGGAAGGGACGTTTTCCGAGGCCGCGCTGATCAAGCTGCGGACGACGGGGCGGATTCCAGGCTCGCCCGAAGTACAACCGGTGTCGGTCGCCAGCGCGCGCGACGCATTGGTGCAGGTGCAGAAGGGGGACGCGACCTACGCCTGCGTTCCGATAGAGAGTTCGCTCGAAGGCCCGGTGGTGCCGACGCTGGACACCCTGGCGGTGGGTACTCCGCTACAGATCTTCGCCGAGGCGGTGTTGCCGGTGTCCTTCACCATCGCGGTGCGGCCGGGTACTTCCGCTCAGGATGTGAAGACCGTCGCCGGTTTCCCGATCGCCGTCGCTCAGGTACGCGAGTGGCTGGCGGACAACCTGCCGAATGCCGAGCTGGTCGCCGCGAACTCGAACGCCGCGGCGGCCGAGGATGTGAAGGCGCAGCGGGCCGATGCCGGCGTGTGTACAGAATGGGCCGCGCA contains:
- a CDS encoding SAM-dependent methyltransferase codes for the protein MSRGRQIQLTLTASRAIESLRANPLFVDTLAQHLVLASGDPYALALLDHQPADSPVAADPTSDHKSFIAHCRSLMTRHYDDSLLAATHSGAHQVVLLAGGLDTRAYRLDWPDGTTVFEVDYPELLGFKQEVLSEIGAQPRAERRQVGTFLSGPWQPDLTAAGFDPDLPTAWLGEALVSHLPGPSHDALFERVIEMSALGSTIATDTDGAAPSGQPWADVRDALTPDTFQVQELTPANDGRTRSGEWLSGHGWLAGTTTGHELAQRYAQALSNEPAPYAQEFAERRFLTATLPSTYLS
- a CDS encoding ferritin, with the translated sequence MSANDTPKTKFNALLHDQIGHEFTASQQYIAIAAYFDDADLPQLAAHFYKQAVEERNHAMMIVRYLIDRRVSVEIPPVGAVTNGFTAPREPLALALAQEQTVTEQVTELARTARDEGDYIGEQFMQWFLKEQVEEVALMDTLLTVAERAGDNYFDLEEFVAREISVESSDPTAPPAAGGSL
- a CDS encoding ferritin — its product is MATTDLHARASSPFLELLRDQIGNEFTASQQYIAIAVYYDDADLPQLAKRFYAQAVEERNHAMMIIRYLIDKKVAVSIPGVDGVVNEFADARAPIVLALEQEKRVTDQITALARAARTSGDYYGEQFMQWFLKEQVEEVAAMDTLLTVVDRADHDLFDLENFVARELNRPLGQDPTAPSAAGGAL
- a CDS encoding LCP family protein — translated: MTLVLVGFCTVVGTAFWIDGRLHRVDALTDYPERPTPGSGTNWLLVGSDSRQALSPEQEAELSTGGDTGDGRTDTILVVHIPAFYDGGPATMVSLPRDSYVPIPGYGSDKINAAFTLGGAALLTQTVEQATGLRIDHYAEIGFGGFASVVDAVGGVSMCLDEPIDDPLAGVNLAAECQILNGPNALGYVRSRATPRADLDRMTHQRIFMAALLHRVSSPAVWANPFRWYPLATSTADAIAIAQGDHSWNLAQLGLALAGSMQNLTMPIGSFSSNWAGDIVTWDEDASARLFEALRTGQQVPADLLPDPATPTP
- a CDS encoding CPBP family intramembrane glutamic endopeptidase, whose protein sequence is MSAVAESDMSARTIRIEMGIVLAISFGMSAVSALLQFTSAVIAGLSGQTVALNPRRAELSLIDLGLNLVSITRLIAWGALAVYLLWRSGFGPSSIGLGRWRSRTDGLGALGLAALIGLPGLALYVGARWMGLSVQVIPASLDDTWWRMPVLVLSAFANGWAEEVVVVAYLQTRLRQLGYGTATAIAASALLRGCYHLYQGVSAGIGNLVMGLVFGYVWHRTGRLWPLVVAHGVIDTVAFVGFALLRDHLSWLH
- a CDS encoding alpha/beta fold hydrolase → MSDVVSALRYVASPDGVRLSLTVSGEGPPLVMVHGAMDSGATWSDVATELQRDFTCFLIDRRGHGASTDAAEHSLAREADDVIAVAAEAGPDAVILGHSFGAVVVLEALRRGLDVAAVVLYEPPLPVSESVAVANREGSEAVRARSVTVSREFQALEKCAEVLDEYTRVVIPMLLLEGANSPMQFREPVGYLARRVAGVRVKELVGQDHFAHRTAPAMFAGVLRELLLG
- a CDS encoding DUF2470 domain-containing protein is translated as MTAAPPTTAERVRSACARAASSTLAIAGADVVGTSLHHLFDDGTFAVAVPADSAIAATVVSAGPNGMPALLELTDQAPLPLREPVRSLVWVRGNVVAATDREARGIVDVIASRTPDPALLDIRTDMRLRTEPGSILLCLTVESVVVADSTGAESVDVSALLGARPDPFCALEAGWLSHIDNDHRDLVERLARRLPLNLQHGEVRLLGIDRYGIQLRVEGAAGDHDVRLPFNEPVNDTAGLSQALRILAGCPFLNGLRARKI
- the pheA gene encoding prephenate dehydratase produces the protein MQRITYLGPEGTFSEAALIKLRTTGRIPGSPEVQPVSVASARDALVQVQKGDATYACVPIESSLEGPVVPTLDTLAVGTPLQIFAEAVLPVSFTIAVRPGTSAQDVKTVAGFPIAVAQVREWLADNLPNAELVAANSNAAAAEDVKAQRADAGVCTEWAAQRLGLNALASGVVDEAHAHTRFVLVGQPGPPPPATGSDRTSVVLGLGNVPGALAAAMNEFAIRDIDLTRIESRPTRTGLGTYRFFLDCVGHIDDVAVGEALKGLHRRCEDVRYLGSWPRETTAPDGANPPVLDEASGWLAETREGKLR